A segment of the Halococcus hamelinensis 100A6 genome:
TGTGTATAAGAGACAGGTGGGGTGTCGCCGTCGCCCTGGCCCACCCCGCCCGCGTCGCGCCGGTCGTACTCGAACCCCGGCAGGTCGATGATCTTCACCGGGACCCGCACCGAATCCGGACGGCTCCCGCCGAGGTCGCCGTACTGGATGAACTCCGCGAGGTCCTGGCGGCGCTCCTCGCCGACCTCACGATATCTATCGAGGTCGTCCCTCAGTCCCATCGGTAGCTCACCTGGCCCATGACGTGCCGGCTCGTGAGCTCGGCCGACGCCTCGGTGTAGCCGAACTCCGCGACCATCGTCGCGATGGTCTCCGCTTTCAGGCTCGCCGTTTCGGTGCCCGTCGGCGGGTCCTGCCACTGCCGCGGGTCGAAGTCCTCGTAGGTCCGCCGGACGTCAGACCAGTCGTAGCTCCCGAGCACCGCGTCGACCACGGGGATCTCGGTGAGCGCGACGTCGCTCGCCCGGAACTCGTCGTCGCGGCTGTGCCAGGCGTG
Coding sequences within it:
- a CDS encoding DUF444 family protein; this translates as MGLRDDLDRYREVGEERRQDLAEFIQYGDLGGSRPDSVRVPVKIIDLPGFEYDRRDAGGVGQGDGDTPPVSYT